The genomic window TCACATGttttcaagtctatcttaaaataaCACTTGTGCAGTAAAAGAGTTCCTAACCTTAATCATTCTTATCCATACTAGGACAAAGAGGGGATTTGGTGGTATAAAGACTGTAACTTTCAAAGAAGACCCACTTGAAAAAATGTCCTTGAAAAGAAGCCAGCTGGATTTTAGAAATTTTAAAGTATCTTTCTCTACTTTTCAAGCAGTCATTTGTTTCCATTGATTTCTGCACAATGTGAAAATCTATCAGAAGACTCTTGAAACTAGCTTGAGTAGTGTAATTCATTATAATGAACATAATCTCTGCATCACTGATTTTTGTCAAATTATTCTCAAGCATTATCTTTGTGCTATACTACAATGCAGGCATTTCAAGTTAATCTGTACTTACAGTACATAAAGTTGCTTATATCACCATTTTTAtgttaacataaaaatattacacattGTCATCACAATGCAATGTGAGAGGGAACGCTCATAGTGGtgaacccacagagaaataTATCCAGACACTGTTACTACAGAATTAAATTATGATGTTGCTTTGTCTGCTGAATGTGTATttaggcaactgtttgctatgTTTACAATACCATTTTGTTAGATGATAATATGTCTGTGTTAAGTTCACCACTTATTCATCTTACCCcgattggcaaaaaaaaaagtattaatgcAGATTGAGGGTTGGGTTATTCTCCAAAAGAAGTAGTTTGTATGCCATCTTGTATTACCTCGTCAGAAATCAAATGCTTTTATAGTTGATCTGAACATGCTACACTTGACAGTGGAGTAAAAAGCCGACCGTCATAGAGAGTATGGAAGAGGAAATACTGTTTAAATACAGTGTTTAAATACAGTGGTAAAGGTGCACATTTTCAGACTGGCTCTCCTGAAAGGCCTTCACAGTGTTGACCTTTCTTGTGCttgtgaaaaatgacaaaaatagttgtgtaaagaatgaataaatagaATTTGAAAGAGAAGTTAAAACTATGACTTGTTTCCTCACCTCCGCACAGCTGGTCAATTATagtgtatgtatgaatgtaagATTGAtcaagataataaaacagacttCATGTTTGGTGTAATGGATCAGacgaaaaatcattaaaattcaAGGCTCTGCTAATCAACTGACAGCTTGGAATTACAAATATGTACAATACATATAATGTAGCTGAAGAGCAAACACACAAGTAAGGCCTtgtaatcaataaaacaaataaataatatgaaggCTGTTGATcatgaaattaaaatacagtaaaacattgtgtaaaaaataaatgacaacaaaTTAACAAATGTAACCTATGTGTCTTCTCCCAGGAGATAAACCGAAGGTCATTCAGCCAACATCTTTAAAAGATCCCGTGCTAGAAAAGTTGAAGCAGGTAAGAGATTCATTCCCCCATATCTATATGTTATACCTTGTCTGAGTCCCTGTCCTCCATTCCACATTTAGGGAAACATCAAAGCCTGTTCTAGACTATCACAGATCCAAAGTTCCCCTGTGTCTTGAGTGGGCTGGAGATAAATGCTACACAGGAAATACATTTCACAtcctgcatgtacagtatgtatgcagTGAAGAGCATGAATAATATCTGACGCAGGGAGAGAAGTGGAAGGATCGGTGAAATTTTAATGAACATAATTATCAGAGGTTATGGGAGACAGATCAGAGAGGAGCGAGGAGCTGACTGAGTCTGCACACTTTTTGACGAGAGACGATGGCAGCGCAAGTGGCAATGAATGAATAACTTGATAAGCCTGATCTGTTTTATGTGTGGAGtgtggaagaaaaacaatgaaatgtcaGTCATTTTTCAGGGCGAGTACTTTGTATTTGTCATCATTTTCCACCAACTTTACGGTCCTATTATCTCCGAGAGTTGATTAAGAgaattgaaaaataaactggGTTTCACACTGCTATTCATCTGCCATAGCGACAACAGCAAAATGTATGCAAGAAGATGAAAGTGTTTGATGTATCTCACTGTGTGATGAATTGTGTCTTGGTAGACCTTGGTTAATTGGATCAATCGCACTCTGAAAACAGAGCACATAGTGGTGCAGAGTCTGGAAGAGGATCTGTTCGATGGGCTGGTGCTTCATCACCTGCTGAGTGAGATAATACACATTTCTATGATTGTACTACCATccctagtattttatttttcagtgacATGTTTCCTACTTAATTTGTATTCAGATATGCCTAgtagtgaaaatgtaaatgttcttaaaaaatTCATCAAGTCTAATATTAAGAGCACAGTCATTGATAGTGAAACTTTGACCTTACAAATGATTATTTCCTTATTTCTACAGCCAGGTTGGCCGACATGCAATTGACTGTGGAGGAAATAGCAGTGACCACCAAGGCTCAGATCCGCAAACTGGAAATAATCCTGCCAGTGTTGGACAAGAGACTGGGCCTGCAGAACAGTCAGATCAAGTGGAACGTCAAGCGTGAGTCACGCAGCTGACTGGGCTTCAACAACGAAGCAACAAGTGAACAAATGTTCTGTCCTGGCACCGATTTTGGATTACAACAGGATTTGATCCTGGCTCATGGGTGCCATGTTAGCTTACACCAACTATGAGGGATTTTGGAGGAGATAAAATCTGCTGACATTACGAGGGTTTTGTTATAATCACCTGTCAGTGGATTATTTATTGGCTCTGGGTTATGGAAGCAAAGAAAGGccaataataatttatattctTTAAGCATGCCTCATTGTCACTTTGAAAACTGTCTCTCTTAATATGTGTAGTTTAAAGTTCCCTATTTGAAATTTCCCTGAGgtaatttaaactaaaaaaaagttcaagttGACAAATGCAATTAGTATAAGTATCCAGGATTACCCacacaaaataactttttttcatATGActaacagaataaaaaatagagaTTTAATTCCATTCAGGTTTGATCGCTAATCCTTGGTATAGAAATGTAGCTTGACTGGAATTTTTAGATCAAAAATGGTAGATCCAAAACAATTTAGATGCCATTACAGTAAAGCAGCAGCCgtaggaaatgttgggtttgaaTTAACAGCAACTTAATACAACTTAGCATTGATATGATGTTAGGAGAGTAAACAGTGAGGCTAACATCAATGAGGAAATTATAAAAAGTACAACATCTGGATTACCTGCATGCACCATTTCAGGTCAATACCACATGCATATTGAGGCAATTTGAATTCAATATGGGAATGGCAGATTCAGCCACTAATACAGACAACTAATATACAGAGAGGTAAGATTGTAGATAAATTAAATGGTCATTGCTGAAAAAATGCTGACCATGTACCTGTAAAACGAGTTGTGGCTTTAGTCCCTTTTACCCATTTGCTGTCCGACCTCTTAATTCCTCATAGGGgaatacatatataaaataaccTTATAGACTTTGATAGCCTTTGATCTTTTTAGCTTTgtgattatcattatttttccttctttcatataaaatatctatatatctgtTGATCTGGATGGGGAGCTGCTGCATACAATTGCCCATGTAGAGATAAACTAAGTGGTATTGAATTGAATTCAATAAATACTAATAGAGGTCTTAGACAATATAACTTCAAGTATTCAGTAGTAATTACATTTCTCAGTTAGATGTACGTTTTCTTATAAGATTCAAATCGTTAAGGCCTTTCTTTGCTTCCACTCTAATCGGAGAGTTCTTCCATATCCATGCGAGTTGATTGTCTGCGTTCTGCTCTCTCCTATTTGTCTGTCAGTCATCCACAACAAAGACCTTCTGGCCACTATTCATCtgctggttgccatggtgagaTGTTTCGAGCCTGGACTGGATTTGCCGGCAGGCGTGAAGGTTAAAGTTGTGATTGTGGAAGTGAGTTTCAGCTTAAGCCTGAGTCATAATTCTGTCTCAAACGCAATTTGTGGGATTGTTGCTCAATTTTGGTTCACCTCAATTTACATCCAGGTCACCAAAGACGGAATGAAATCAGAAGAACAGACAGAAGTGCTGACAGAGGAAAGGTTAGTAGATTTCTTTCCAGTTTGAGTCTTTggatgtgaaaaaaacaactcagaGTTCACCtcattttttttggctttttcaaCAGTAACGCGGGCTCAGACTCCCACAGCAATACTGAAGGTGAGTATGAGTGGTCAGAGGTTGAGTCGCTCTGACATTCTGAATGTCATCCAAACACCATTACAGCCACCAATGACTTAATGcacttttctgtctgtctgatcacCCAGGGGAAGATCCCATCGAGAAACTGCTGAAGCTCGAGGCTCACAAGGTCAACACGGTGAAGAAGGTATAGCAAGTGTAGGAGGAGCAGTGCAGAGGTTGTTCTCTCGTCTCCACATGTAATGAGAGAGGAAGTGTTATGACAGAAAATACATTAGCATCCTTGTATATAGCCTCAGGGGGGTATCTACACTATAAGAATGATTAATACTGTACAAAGTTTATGGTTCAGATATACAAGGAATGcttttttagtattttgtgtGATTGGGAAACTATCAAGTTTAAtcaagtttaagtttaagtctaaatgattaatttaatatcGGACTGCAACAATTATTGTCTTTCAATAATTCAGTCAGTTGTCTTGTCagtttattatagtatttttaGATTGATTAGTTCATCATTTAGTGTATAAAATATTAGGAAACAGCTGCAGGTGACATCTTCAGATTTTTGCAAGACAAACagttcaaaacccaaagatattcctGTTATGATCACATAAGAcattaaaaagcagcaaatctgcacaactgaactgaacaactGAACTCTTGAAAGTGAATTTTAACGATTGATTGATGATCAAAATAACTGCAgaatcattttctgtcaatcgatTAATCAACAAACTGTTTAAGCTCTAATTTCAATCCCGCCCTATATTACAAGATAATGATACAAatacatatagtatatatagtacaTAGATGTCCATATACACACTCTTGATATAATATACTATTGATATAATTAAAAGGTTTTTCCACCAATTCAGACTCAGTTTCAAGTTTTCTGTCATTCCCTCGTGTTTTCTAGTTGCACTTTGTTCTGAGTAAAAAATATCCATCCTTTAAGTAACCAGTGTCTCAACACATTAGGGCTCTAACATGCAGACTTTATAACCATTCAGACTGTAACAAAACTAAAGCATTCGTTGGGATTTGATGAAGaatgaaacatgtttaataCCTAATAATGTCAGATAGATAATCCCAGCCTTTACTTATCACTGCCTAACCTCCAAACGTTGCATTTTCAGGCCATTGTACATTTTGTCAACCAGCAAATGTCGACTCTGGGTCTGCAGGTGACTGATATGGACAGCCAGGTATACAGCAACATGGAGCATATTCAGgagtttctgtttaaaaaaaaacactcattgATTACTTCCCCTGAGATTATATCACCTTCTTGTCCTCTCTGTCCAGTTTGCCGATGGTGtgattctgctgctgctgattggaCAGCTGGAAGGCTTCTTCGTTCCACTTTGTGACTTCTACCTGACCCCTGTCAATCAATCTGAGATGGTATGGATTCCTGACACATTAGTAAAGGGAATGTATCTTCACAGAGACAAACACgccactttattttattgttacagTAATCATCCTATCTGTCGAACCTCACGGATGATTTAAgatgaatgtgtttaaaagtcaACTGCTGAAAAGAGAAACAGTTAAGATATGCACAGACTCCATTATACTAATTCACAAGTtcacaatactttttttttttcatttctaattTGAGCTAATCTAATTTCCCACATGAGCACAGTGGATAATGAACATTAACACTGAAACCTGATCCAAAATCTTGCCTATTACAATATATGATATCacataattaatattttacaattCCCATAATAAAAGTAGATGCATAATTACTGCTGTGTCATGCCTCACTTATAATGATATCTTTGATCTCACTTTACTTGAAGCAATAGGATGAGTCTATGAAAAAGTTATGATTCTGTTATCAAAGATATGATGAGTTCATGAATTACTTACCACTTAAACTTATTACTGTTTAAAGAAACAGTGACAATCAATGGAAGACTTTTTGATCCCCTAAAGGCAGAAAAGCTCCTGGTGATAAAAACATTATGTGCATATGCTTGATCCTAATACATTATGTCCCACACAGCTATGATAAGATTATAATGTACTTATAACACCTGTGTGATGCCACAAAACAGATGTTACTCAATTTCTGACCACTTTATATCCAAATATTTTAGATCTGTCACTTCTCATACCATTGAAACCTGACACAAATGCACATTAGATGCATTGATTTGGTTTatctattatttaaaaatgttaaaatgtataagtGAATGAGTACAAAGATGTCATCAgtggtaaaaatgtattttatgtatactATTAGTAGGCTACAGCATAAAACACTTGATTAGTTCTGATGTGtgtacatttagtcatttttcctctttttcacaATCTGTCAGCCATATGGTATTACTGAACTTGTGATATAttgacaaatgaatgaatattttatgtCATGTCTATAAAGGAAGGGTTGTGAAAAATATACTTTCTACTCAGTTTCTTGTCTAAcactcagcaagaaagcaaatatgagtatttcccaaaatgttgaacaatTGCTTCACAACTTCTCGAGCCTTGGTGAATAATAAcacctgtcttttcttttttttctttttcgtgTAACTGTCAGATGCTTGATACTCTTGCCATGATTTAACTTTTATTGTCTTGGTTTAAATGTCTTGAGAAAAttcctgaaacaaacaaaacttcaCTAGAAACAAGAATCATATTAGGCTATTCAAGCAGATCTGGTGTGAGTGTTGTAGACAGTTATTTTCTTCTAGTTGTTTAACTTTATTTGCACTATTAACTTTCCAGTATAATAAATCACGTACAGTATAAGATATATGTAAGGTGTCAACACACATATTTAGCCATTACTGTACTGGAAATGTGTTAAATTCAAAAGTAGCAATTTCAAAAGTAGATTAATATGtcattatatatgttatattatataattatattatattaaatatgttatattgACTGATTTTGCATTTGccattttcatttctttgtccTCTAGCTTCATAATGTGACCCTGGCCTTGGACCTTCTTAATGATATAGGCGTGCTGTTGTCCAGTGTTGACCCACAAGGTGAGAAAATTCACACTGTTCACAATACACAGTCTGACTTTTGACAGCAGATTTACTTAATTAAAATGccagacacagaggaagaaaaaaaccaaaacagaagGCCTGTGTTTGAAGTGATTGTAACAGGAAAAACAGTTTAGATCATCAAGACAGCAATGTCAAACTGAGATGATATCCTCTATCAGGAGCATTTGTCTGGATGACAGGAATACGCTaaaatctgtttgtgtgtcaggcGAAGGGGTTCGCTCCGGTAGTTTGAGTTAATCTCCACTGCTCGGTGGAGTGTGGGTCTGACAGTGTTttggagggaaagatggaattGCTGCTGAATATGAATGAGAATGACTTGTGTCTCGATGAGTATCACTGCGGATGATTGGCTCAGTCCGAggtcatcatcattcatttagagAGGAGCTGCGAGAGAGACAGTCTCAAGGGGACGATGTCACTCTGGTACCTGCTGATAGACAGGGATTAACCTCACCACTATGGCTATATCtacagtgtttatgtgtgcatgtgtgttgtggAGGATATCTGTATTCATGAGCAGTACTGTACACCACATAGTTATCAGCCGCCTCCAGGATATATACTGATTGTATCTGTGCACTGTAAAAAAGTCATTGTGAAATCTAGTGTTTGACTTTCAAccataaaatcattaaaattcaTGATTTGTTGATTAAACACACATGATAGTGAGCATTCATCCAAATTATCACACAAACATAtgatcatttcattattatcctattttcctgttttcattccATGCACAGTAAGTTTATGGAAATTCTGCTTTCTCCTTGGTTGAATAAGATTAGCAAAGGTTTTTGAGATACTAGCTGTACATTAGGTGAATCAAAGGTCTGTTTTGCATAAAACTTTGAATAAGGATAACATTTTTGACACTATATAGGTACTTCACTGTCAGTTATGGTTTGAAAGGAACAAATGGTTTAAACAAAACCAACAGCAAAAGACTGCAGATATAAGAAGAGAGTTCAGGCCTAATACATACTTTTCACTGTGGAAGATATTTGTGGATTTAACATAATTTGTACTCACATACATAATTTTACAACATGTAATCACTTGATTACCTTGACCTGATaaccaaaatattttaaagataatGTTTGAGATGTTTGCATTTATTAGATAGTAGATACAGTATAGAGGCAGGGAACGAGAGAAGAGGGAGATGGCATGCAGCAAATGTTCTT from Scomber scombrus chromosome 6, fScoSco1.1, whole genome shotgun sequence includes these protein-coding regions:
- the parvg gene encoding gamma-parvin gives rise to the protein MEADVVENPKEEDTVNTEFFQGDKPKVIQPTSLKDPVLEKLKQTLVNWINRTLKTEHIVVQSLEEDLFDGLVLHHLLTRLADMQLTVEEIAVTTKAQIRKLEIILPVLDKRLGLQNSQIKWNVKLIHNKDLLATIHLLVAMVRCFEPGLDLPAGVKVKVVIVEVTKDGMKSEEQTEVLTEESNAGSDSHSNTEGEDPIEKLLKLEAHKVNTVKKAIVHFVNQQMSTLGLQVTDMDSQFADGVILLLLIGQLEGFFVPLCDFYLTPVNQSEMLHNVTLALDLLNDIGVLLSSVDPQDIVSQDITATFKILYSLFKKHKGRGERGQTQEEEISNRK